A single region of the Kwoniella botswanensis chromosome 1, complete sequence genome encodes:
- a CDS encoding potassium/sodium efflux P-type ATPase, fungal-type — MTTEKYTTKTNNNFDSSNAEKGISRADTGATATSQSLPFKPHTAPSAKVLDALGANASKGLSESDVRKRLEQYGPNRLKPPKKPSIFNIVLRQIGNAMTVILIAAMAVSFGTMDWISGGVIGALVVLNVTVGTITEWQAEKTVASLESVGAPQATVIRSSDGRESTTKVIAVEEVVPGDLVLLKNGDIVPADGRVLEGHCSNLECDEAFLTGESLPVAKQSDPVDEEDCPVGDRLSMVFSGAQVTKGRARVVITTTGMNTEIGKIAEALEAKAKKTDTGFAAYWYKFKVIMGVAETTPLQIKLNKLAYFLLGCAIVIAIIVVASTGFKDVPLSVATYAVAAAVSILPASLIAVVSLTLARASTDLAQRNALVRRMDAIEALAGVENVCSDKTGTLTVGRMVVRKFWVPALDPRANESAPLNTRRGQAYSFETGSDPFYPRGEVRSDREEISPGGAVLDLKRKPQRKLSGDSTPENDPDSQEIALQEQVILVDELEIGLRDLALCASLCNQATLSRPADNESNWEANGDPTEIALQVAAHKLGHGKPFLTHSRPNPNRADSVRSGHSGRPPIAGSRGHYEQIIEHPFDSTVKRMSIAYRFVPDDNKEAHVQCFLKGAVERVFELCTSVHGEPLTDERKKDIMVKVDALAAQGLRVLALCGKRLPSKSADEVKAMPRDQFENDFAFLGLAGIFDPPRKESPGAVADCLRAGITPRMLTGDHPATATAIALNIGILEKAYSKEAVMTGQQFDALSEDEIDKLPELPLVVARCAPETKVRMVDAIHRRGQKTVMTGDGVNDSPALKRADVGVGMGTGSDVAKQSSRIVLSDDNFSTIIRAIRKGRSVFKNLAKFLLYLLSGNLAEIIVLMIGLAFKDENGQSVFPLSAVAALWINTLAAGPPALALGLEPTAVDAMEQPPTSFHQIFTLEFYVDLVFYGVLMGALSLVNFVIVLWGYFPGDLGRYCNEGDSDICDPVFQARATCFSTLVIMLMIHGLECKHFTKGIMQVNLRDNKVLLWSVLVLALGTFPVVYIPVINDKVFLHGSLKWEWGIVFGMIFVYLGCTELYKWCKRIYIRRTHVPTPTRGPSDKTLKMENTIAPV; from the exons ATGACAACAGAGAAATATACGACAAAGACGAATAACAATTTCGATAGTAGTAATGCTGAGAAAGGGATCTCTCGAGCTGATACGGGAGCGACAGCTACTTCCCAATCACTACCTTTCAAACCTCATACAGCGCCCTCAGCAAAGGTACTAGATGCCCTCGGAGCAAATGCTTCCAAAGGTTTATCGGAGTCTGATGTGAGGAAGAGATTAGAACAATATGGACCAAACAGGTTGAAACCACCCAAGAAACCTAGTATATTCAATATCGTACTTAGGCAGATCGGAAATGCCATGACGGTCATTCTGA TCGCTGCTATGGCGGTTTCATTCGGTACAATGGATTGGATCAGTGGTGGAGTCATCGGTGCTTTGGTAGTTTTAAATGTTACCGTGGGAACAATCACGGAATGGCAAGctgaaaag ACCGTAGCAAGTCTTGAATCCGTTGGTGCACCTCAAGCTACTGTAATTCGATCTTCAGACGGTAGAGAAAGCACTACCAAGGTCATTGCCGTCGAAGAAGTCGTTCCGGGTGATCTGGTACTGCTTAAAAATGGTGATATCGTTCCAGCCGACGGTCGAGTACTTGAGGGTCATTGTAGTAATCTGGAATGTGACGAAGCTTTCTTGACCGGTGAATCTCTGCCTGTGGCTAAACAATCGGATCCTGTCGACGAAGAGGATTGTCCCGTCGG TGATCGACTCAGCATGGTCTTCTCTGGTGCTCAGGTCACAAAAGGACGAGCTAGAGTCGTGATCACTACAACGGGTATGAACACGGAAATCGGAAAAATCGCTGAAGCACTCGAAGCAAAAGCCAAGAAGACCGATACCGGATTTGCCGCTTACTGGTACAAATTCAAGGTCATCATGGGTGTTGCCGAGACTACTCCATTACAAATCAA ATTAAACAAATTGGCCTATTTCCTACTTGGTTGTGCGATCGTAATCGCTATCATTGTTGTCGCTTCTACCGGATTCAAAGATGTCCCTCTATCCGTCGCGACATACGCCGTAGCAGCTGCTGTATCAATCTTGCCAGCTTCTCTCATTGCTGTAGTCAGCTTGACTCTGGCTCGAGCATCTACCGATCTCGCTCAAAGGAATGCTTTGGTCAGAAGGATGGACGCCATCGAAGCTTTAGCAGGTGTGGAGAATGTCTGTTCGGATAAA ACTGGTACACTCACCGTTGGTCGGATGGTCGTTCGAAAATTCTGGGTTCCCGCACTTGATCCACGAGCCAACGAATCTGCCCCTTTGAATACTCGAAGAGGTCAAGCCTATTCATTCGAAACCGGATCCGATCCTTTCTATCCTCGAGGTGAAGTCCGATCCGACCGTGAAGAAATCTCACCTGGTGGAGCGGTCCTCGACCTCAAACGAAAACCACAAAGGAAGCTCTCTGGAGATTCTACACCTGAAAACGATCCTGATAGTCAAGAGATTGCGCTGCAAGAACAAGTCATCCTGGTAGATGAGCTGGAAATTGGTCTGAGGGATTTAGCACTTTGTGCATCGTTGTGTAATCAAGCTACATTATCTCGACCGGCCGATAACGAAAGTAACTGGGAAGCTAATGGAGATCCAACTGAAATTGCTTTACAAGTTGCTGCCCATAAATTAGGGCATGGAAAACCGTTCTTGACCCATTCGAGACCCAACCCTAATCGAGCGGATTCGGTTCGATCGGGACATAGTGGACGACCTCCTATCGCAGGTTCAAGAGGTCATTATGAACAAATCATCGAACACCCCTTTGATTCCACGGTCAAGAGAATGTCAATCGCCTATCGATTCGTTCCGGACGATAACAAGGAAGCGCACGTACAGTGTTTCCTCAAAGGTGCTGTTGAAAGAGTTTTCGAATTGTGTACTTCTGTACATGGCGAACCGCTTACAGATGaacgaaagaaagatatcatgGTCAAAGTGGATGCGTTAGCTGCTCAAGGTCTCAGAGTTTTAGCATTGTGCGGCAAAAGGTTACCATCCAAATCTGCCGATGAAGTCAAAGCCATGCCTAGAGATCAATTCGAAAATGATTTTGCGTTCTTGGGTCTAGCAGGTATATTTGATCCACCAAGAAAGGAATCTCCTGGTGCCGTTGCGGACTGTCTTCGAGCCGGTATCACACCTCGGATGTTAACTGGTGATCACCCGGCAACCGCCACTGCCATCGCACTCAACATTGGTATCTTGGAGAAAGCGTACTCCAAGGAAGCTGTGATGACCGGTCAACAATTTGATGCGctaagtgaagatgagattgataaatTGCCAGAGCTACCTCTTGTCGTTGCTAGATGTGCTCCTGAAACCAAG GTCCGAATGGTCGATGCTATTCACCGAAGAGGTCAGAAGACAGTCATGACAGGAGACGGAGTAAACGACTCTCCCGCATTGAAACGTGCAGATGTGGGTGTGGGTATGGGAACCGGATCGGATGTTGCCAAACAATCTTCAAGAATCGTCTTGAGTGACGACAATTTCAGTACAATCATTCGAGCTATCCGAAAAGGTCGATCGGTCTTCAAAAACTTGGCTAAATTCTTACTTTACCTATTATCTGGTAATTTGGCTGAAATCATCGTATTGATGATCGGCCTCGCGttcaaagatgaaaatggaCAATCCGTATTCCCCCTCTCGGCCGTGGCTGCATTATGGATCAACACCCTTGCAGCTGGACCTCCAGCTCTAGCACTTGGTTTGGAACCTACCGCTGTAGATGCGATGGAACAACCTCCTACGTCTTTCCATCAAATCTTCACTTTGGAATTCTACGTCGATTTAGTGTTTTATGGAGTCTTGATGGGTGCTTTGAGTTTGGTCAATTTCGTTATTGTACTTTGGGGTTACTTCCCA GGAGACCTCGGTAGATATTGTAACGAAGGCGATTCGGATATTTGCGATCCAGTATTCCAAGCACGAGCCACCTGTTTCTCTACCTTGGTtatcatgttgatgatccaTGGATTGGAATGTAAACATTTCACCAAAGGAATCATGCAAGTCAACTTGAGGGATAACAAAGTTTTACTTTGGTCTGTATTGGTTTTGGCACTTGGTACC TTCCCCGTAGTTTACATTCCAGTGATCAACGATAAAGTGTTCTTGCACGGTTCTCTAAAGTGGGAATGGGGTATCGTT TTCGGAATGATCTTCGTCTACTTAGGATGTACAGAACTTTACAAATGGTGTAAGAGAATTTATATCAGAAGGACACATGTCCCAACACCTACCAGAGGTCCATCCGATAAGActctgaagatggagaataCCATTGCTCCTGTTTAG